A portion of the Deltaproteobacteria bacterium genome contains these proteins:
- a CDS encoding DegQ family serine endoprotease translates to MNTRSKTVIAGMVLIMFLCVTGFGSWGAAKPADTGTPMVPANFSGIAEKVKPGVVHIRTEQAVKGSDDISYFFRGNPFPEGHPFEEFFKQFQDRKRSPLKKRQGLGSGFIIDGDGYIVTNNHVIDNADTMTVKLSTGEEYTGELVGRDANTDLALIRIKGAKDLKPLCLGDSDRLDVGSWVVAVGSPFGLEQTVTAGIVSAKGRVIGSGPYDDFIQTDASINPGNSGGPLVNMKGEVVGINTAIIANGQGIGFAIPINLAREIISQLKDTGEVTRAWLGVGIQDLTRELREYYGTGDRNGVLITEVFEDSPAEKGGVKAEDIITSIDGKTVSSAKELSRTVAALPVEKKVDVTVLRDGAEKHFTVTLAKRTDDVVSAAASENDYGNLGFAVSTMSPELADRFGYPDNEKGVVVTEVTPGSKAELAGLRPGDLIKGVNTVTVTSLSDLQEEVRKVSDGAVINLLVKRGRGGFMAVKITK, encoded by the coding sequence ATGAACACACGATCAAAAACCGTAATAGCCGGCATGGTTCTCATCATGTTCCTGTGTGTCACCGGGTTCGGGTCATGGGGAGCGGCGAAACCGGCGGACACGGGCACGCCGATGGTACCGGCCAACTTCAGCGGCATAGCGGAGAAGGTAAAGCCGGGCGTGGTACATATCAGAACGGAGCAAGCCGTCAAGGGCAGTGATGACATTTCATATTTCTTCCGCGGCAACCCCTTTCCTGAGGGACATCCCTTTGAAGAGTTCTTCAAACAGTTCCAGGACAGAAAACGAAGCCCCCTCAAGAAACGGCAGGGACTCGGGTCGGGGTTCATCATTGACGGTGACGGATACATCGTCACCAACAACCACGTCATAGACAATGCCGATACGATGACGGTCAAACTCTCGACCGGGGAGGAATACACTGGAGAGCTCGTGGGCCGGGATGCCAATACCGACCTGGCGCTGATCAGGATTAAAGGCGCGAAGGACCTGAAACCGCTGTGTCTGGGAGATTCGGACCGGCTCGACGTGGGAAGCTGGGTCGTTGCCGTCGGCAGCCCCTTCGGACTCGAACAGACCGTAACGGCGGGGATCGTCAGCGCCAAGGGACGGGTTATCGGCTCGGGCCCCTACGATGATTTCATTCAGACCGACGCATCCATCAACCCCGGCAACAGCGGCGGCCCCCTGGTGAACATGAAGGGTGAGGTGGTGGGCATCAATACCGCCATCATCGCCAACGGCCAGGGGATCGGTTTCGCCATCCCCATCAACCTGGCACGGGAGATCATTTCCCAGTTGAAGGATACCGGAGAGGTCACGCGCGCCTGGCTTGGTGTGGGCATACAGGACCTGACAAGGGAACTGCGGGAGTACTACGGAACAGGCGACCGCAACGGCGTCCTGATCACCGAAGTATTTGAAGACAGCCCGGCTGAAAAAGGCGGGGTCAAGGCGGAAGACATCATTACATCCATAGACGGCAAGACCGTGTCCTCCGCGAAGGAGCTGTCCCGGACCGTGGCCGCCCTTCCCGTTGAAAAGAAGGTGGACGTAACAGTGCTCCGTGACGGCGCGGAGAAGCATTTCACCGTCACGCTGGCAAAACGGACCGATGACGTGGTCTCGGCGGCGGCAAGTGAGAACGACTACGGTAATCTGGGGTTCGCGGTCTCCACCATGTCACCTGAACTGGCCGACCGTTTTGGATACCCGGATAACGAAAAGGGCGTCGTCGTGACCGAGGTCACCCCCGGAAGCAAGGCCGAGCTGGCCGGCCTTCGCCCCGGTGATCTCATAAAGGGGGTGAACACGGTTACCGTGACATCTCTCTCCGATCTTCAGGAAGAAGTTCGGAAGGTCTCCGACGGAGCTGTGATCAACCTGCTCGTAAAAAGAGGCCGCGGTGGATTCATGGCGGTAAAAATAACGAAATAG
- the purE gene encoding 5-(carboxyamino)imidazole ribonucleotide mutase, whose protein sequence is MKKKEKPVISIVMGSNSDVSVMEEASSLLKEFGIAHEMVLTSAHRSPERTTAFAGKAESRGIRIIIAGAGAAAHLAGVIASQTALPVIGVPIESSPIKGLDALLSTVQMPGGVPVATMALGKAGAKNAALMAVRILALEDGALKKKLAAYRKTLAENIQKDQERLDAR, encoded by the coding sequence ATGAAAAAAAAGGAAAAACCGGTCATCAGCATCGTCATGGGAAGCAATTCCGATGTTTCCGTCATGGAGGAAGCATCATCGCTCCTGAAAGAGTTCGGTATCGCTCACGAGATGGTCCTCACATCGGCGCACCGCTCACCGGAGCGGACCACGGCCTTCGCCGGGAAGGCCGAATCGCGGGGTATCAGGATCATCATCGCCGGCGCCGGCGCGGCGGCCCACCTCGCCGGTGTCATCGCATCCCAGACGGCACTCCCCGTTATCGGTGTACCCATCGAATCATCGCCGATCAAGGGGCTTGACGCCCTGCTCTCAACGGTCCAGATGCCCGGCGGCGTCCCCGTGGCAACCATGGCGCTGGGAAAAGCCGGCGCAAAGAACGCCGCCCTCATGGCCGTCAGGATACTGGCCCTGGAGGACGGGGCATTGAAGAAAAAACTCGCTGCCTACAGGAAAACCCTCGCTGAAAACATTCAGAAGGATCAGGAACGGCTCGATGCCCGATAG
- a CDS encoding response regulator transcription factor has product MRILLVEDDRKIASFVTRGLKEAGYAVDCAADGETGLNLALTEPYDAAVIDIMLPKRDGLSLIREIRGEGINTPVIILSARGTVEDRIKGLRTGSDDYLTKPFAFTELLARIQALIRRAGGTAEPTRLTVEDLSLNLLTREVFRGDRKIDLQPLEFSLLEYLMRNAGNVVSRTMIMEHVWDYNFDPMTNVVEARICRLRDKVDKDFDTKLIHTVRGAGYVLKASD; this is encoded by the coding sequence ATGAGAATCCTTCTCGTGGAAGATGACCGCAAGATAGCCTCTTTTGTCACCCGGGGTTTGAAGGAGGCCGGCTATGCCGTGGACTGCGCCGCCGACGGTGAAACGGGTCTGAACCTGGCACTGACGGAACCCTACGATGCGGCCGTCATCGACATCATGCTCCCGAAACGGGACGGCCTGTCCCTGATCAGGGAAATACGAGGCGAGGGGATCAACACACCCGTCATCATTCTGAGCGCCCGGGGAACCGTTGAGGACCGCATCAAGGGTCTTCGGACGGGAAGCGATGACTATCTGACAAAACCTTTCGCATTCACGGAACTCCTTGCCCGTATCCAGGCCCTCATCCGGCGGGCCGGCGGAACGGCGGAACCAACACGCCTCACCGTGGAAGACCTTTCCCTCAATCTTTTGACACGGGAGGTTTTCCGGGGAGATCGGAAGATCGACCTGCAGCCGCTGGAATTTTCCCTTCTCGAATACCTGATGCGCAACGCCGGGAATGTGGTCTCCCGGACGATGATCATGGAACATGTCTGGGACTACAACTTCGATCCCATGACGAACGTGGTTGAGGCGCGGATCTGTCGCCTGCGGGATAAGGTGGACAAGGATTTCGACACGAAACTCATACACACCGTGCGGGGTGCGGGTTATGTCCTCAAAGCGTCCGACTGA
- the purD gene encoding phosphoribosylamine--glycine ligase, whose amino-acid sequence MVQVLLVGNGAREHVMAERIMRSGHDPVLYAYMKSNNPGIASLSKAVRLGTYDDPDAIARFAVEHAVDFACIGPEDPLDRGVVDALAARGIPAVGPTRNLARLETSKSFTRELLKKYDIPGNPRFRVFHSLEGIAGFMSELEQVVIKPDGLTGGKGVLVQGDHFQSKEEALEQCRSILSEHASVIVEEKFDGEEFSLQCLCDGKTVVATPPVQDHKRRFVGDRGPNTGGMGSYSMEDHLLPFMGREDVEAGLDITRRVADAIYRETGEYYKGIMYGGFIITRDGVRLLEYNARFGDPEAMNILPLLRTDFVELCRAVIDGTLDRLPVEFEKKATVCKYVVPRGYGLPKDHPDAKTTSAKIEVENVQDVNLYYSSVDRRDDGLFMTTSRAVGVVGIAGDLDGAEKKAESAVSAISGPVDHRPDIGTKELIEKRIQHMKQIRG is encoded by the coding sequence ATGGTACAGGTTCTCTTGGTCGGAAACGGCGCGCGGGAGCACGTCATGGCGGAACGCATCATGCGTTCCGGTCATGATCCGGTGTTGTACGCATATATGAAATCCAACAACCCCGGCATCGCGTCGCTCTCGAAGGCGGTCCGGCTTGGAACCTATGACGACCCGGACGCCATCGCGCGATTCGCCGTCGAGCATGCCGTGGATTTCGCCTGTATCGGCCCGGAGGACCCTCTTGACAGGGGCGTCGTCGACGCGCTGGCGGCGCGGGGTATCCCCGCCGTTGGCCCCACCAGGAACCTGGCACGGCTGGAAACATCGAAATCCTTCACGCGGGAGCTGCTGAAAAAATACGACATTCCCGGGAACCCACGGTTCAGGGTCTTTCATTCCCTCGAGGGCATCGCCGGGTTCATGAGCGAACTCGAACAGGTGGTGATCAAACCGGACGGCCTGACGGGGGGAAAGGGCGTCCTGGTCCAGGGTGATCATTTTCAGAGCAAAGAGGAAGCCCTGGAACAGTGCCGGTCGATACTCAGCGAACACGCCTCGGTCATCGTGGAAGAAAAATTCGACGGCGAGGAATTTTCATTACAGTGTCTCTGTGACGGAAAGACCGTCGTCGCCACACCACCGGTGCAGGACCATAAGCGACGCTTCGTGGGGGACAGGGGTCCGAACACGGGCGGGATGGGTTCCTATTCAATGGAGGACCATTTACTTCCCTTCATGGGGCGGGAGGATGTTGAAGCCGGTCTTGATATCACCCGGAGGGTAGCCGACGCCATTTACCGGGAAACCGGCGAGTATTACAAGGGGATCATGTACGGCGGCTTCATCATCACCCGGGACGGCGTGCGGCTTCTCGAGTACAACGCGCGCTTCGGGGACCCCGAGGCGATGAACATCCTGCCCCTGCTCCGCACCGATTTTGTGGAACTCTGCCGGGCCGTCATCGACGGAACGCTCGACAGGCTGCCCGTGGAGTTCGAAAAGAAAGCCACAGTATGCAAATACGTCGTGCCCCGGGGATATGGCCTGCCAAAGGACCATCCCGACGCGAAGACCACCTCTGCGAAAATAGAGGTGGAGAACGTGCAGGATGTGAATCTCTACTATTCCTCGGTGGACCGTCGCGATGACGGGCTTTTCATGACCACATCGCGGGCCGTCGGCGTGGTGGGGATAGCGGGGGACCTGGACGGGGCCGAGAAAAAGGCTGAATCGGCCGTATCGGCGATCAGCGGGCCCGTGGATCACCGCCCGGATATCGGCACGAAGGAACTGATCGAAAAAAGAATTCAGCACATGAAGCAAATACGAGGATAG
- a CDS encoding threonylcarbamoyl-AMP synthase, translated as MPDRIPIDGDHPDPSLLEKATRIMQEGGVIAYPTETFYGLGADPLNESALRRLYLIKGRTFSKPIPLIIGQRSDAERYVRTISDEGRRLMDHFWPGPLTILFPAASLLPGVLTANTGKIGIRLSPNPIPAELARRLGGAITATSANISNEKECSTAGDVIRSLGVLVDAVVDGGASPGGRGSTIVDITVAPAVILREGVISAARIGEVVPLGTTATRGN; from the coding sequence ATGCCCGATAGGATTCCCATCGACGGGGACCATCCGGACCCGTCGCTGCTGGAAAAAGCAACCCGTATCATGCAGGAGGGCGGGGTCATCGCCTACCCGACCGAGACATTTTACGGCCTCGGCGCGGACCCGCTCAACGAAAGCGCCCTGCGCCGGCTCTACCTCATCAAGGGACGAACCTTCAGCAAGCCGATCCCTCTCATTATCGGGCAGCGGTCCGATGCTGAACGATACGTCCGGACGATCAGCGATGAAGGCCGGCGGCTGATGGACCATTTCTGGCCGGGGCCGCTTACCATCCTTTTCCCCGCGGCATCCCTGCTTCCCGGCGTCCTGACGGCGAACACGGGAAAGATCGGCATCCGCCTCTCTCCGAACCCCATCCCGGCGGAACTCGCCCGCCGCCTCGGAGGAGCGATCACCGCAACGAGCGCTAACATCTCGAACGAAAAGGAATGTTCCACCGCCGGCGATGTCATCCGTTCCCTGGGTGTTCTGGTCGATGCCGTCGTCGACGGCGGAGCTTCTCCCGGGGGGCGGGGATCAACGATCGTGGACATAACCGTCGCTCCCGCCGTCATCCTGCGGGAGGGTGTCATTTCCGCGGCACGTATCGGCGAGGTCGTCCCCCTCGGAACAACCGCGACCCGCGGGAACTGA
- the purH gene encoding bifunctional phosphoribosylaminoimidazolecarboxamide formyltransferase/IMP cyclohydrolase produces METKIKRALVSVTDKSGIIEFVRELKKFDVEILSTGGTAAQLRENGIAVIDVSDYTGFPEMMDGRLKTLHPKVHGGLLAMRDNEEHMKAIAEHGIVPIDMVVINLYRFEDTVRHEGCTLEDAIENIDIGGPTMLRAAAKNYRFVTVVTDPVDYGRVLDEMKERKGSVSEETNFSLAVKTFQLTARYDAAISNYLGRTDITGAKREFPDTMTMQFRKVQDLRYGENPHQKAVFYGEPDLSASVISNARQLQGKELSYNNIMDSDAAWQMVSEFTAPTAIIMKHANPCGAATSDGDLREAFLKAFQTDPVSAFGGIVSFNRPVDKAAAEELGKIFLEVIIAPGFDAEAREILQSKKNLRLLAIDPPAGPRVGELDFRRVAGGLLVQDRDLDTDNVRNARVVTKRKPTEEEYQALDFAWRVVKNVKSNAIVIAAKDRLVGVGAGQMSRIDSMKIALMKAQAPTKGTVLGSDAFFPFRDVVDTAAEAGITAIIQPGGSIRDEESIQAADEHGIAMLFTGKRHFRH; encoded by the coding sequence ATGGAAACAAAGATCAAACGGGCGCTGGTCAGTGTCACGGACAAGAGCGGTATCATCGAATTTGTCAGGGAATTGAAAAAATTCGACGTGGAGATCCTTTCAACGGGCGGCACGGCGGCCCAGCTTCGGGAAAACGGGATCGCCGTTATCGATGTCTCCGATTACACGGGGTTTCCCGAAATGATGGACGGGCGCCTGAAGACGCTCCATCCGAAGGTGCACGGCGGGCTGCTTGCCATGCGGGACAACGAGGAACACATGAAGGCCATCGCCGAGCATGGTATTGTGCCCATCGACATGGTGGTCATCAATCTGTACCGGTTCGAGGACACGGTGCGGCACGAGGGGTGCACCCTCGAGGACGCCATCGAAAACATCGACATCGGCGGGCCGACCATGCTGCGCGCCGCCGCCAAGAACTACCGGTTCGTCACGGTCGTCACCGACCCCGTCGACTACGGCCGGGTGCTCGATGAGATGAAGGAACGAAAGGGGAGCGTTTCCGAGGAAACGAATTTTTCCCTGGCCGTCAAGACCTTCCAATTGACCGCCCGCTATGACGCCGCCATTTCGAACTATCTCGGACGAACAGACATCACCGGCGCCAAAAGAGAATTCCCCGATACCATGACCATGCAGTTCCGGAAGGTCCAGGACCTTCGATATGGCGAAAATCCACACCAGAAGGCCGTTTTCTACGGCGAGCCGGATCTCTCGGCGTCGGTCATCTCAAACGCCCGGCAACTCCAGGGCAAGGAACTGTCATACAACAATATCATGGACAGCGACGCGGCCTGGCAGATGGTGTCCGAATTCACGGCACCCACGGCCATCATCATGAAACATGCCAATCCCTGCGGTGCCGCGACCTCGGACGGCGACCTCCGCGAGGCCTTTCTGAAGGCCTTTCAGACCGATCCCGTATCGGCCTTCGGCGGCATCGTCAGTTTCAACCGTCCCGTCGACAAGGCGGCGGCGGAGGAACTTGGAAAGATCTTTCTCGAAGTCATCATCGCCCCCGGCTTTGACGCCGAGGCACGGGAAATACTGCAATCCAAAAAGAACCTCCGGCTGCTGGCCATCGATCCCCCCGCAGGCCCACGGGTGGGCGAGCTCGACTTCCGCCGCGTGGCGGGCGGCCTGCTGGTGCAGGACCGGGACCTGGATACCGACAACGTTCGCAATGCCCGGGTCGTCACAAAGCGTAAGCCCACGGAAGAGGAATACCAGGCCCTCGATTTCGCCTGGCGGGTGGTAAAGAACGTCAAATCGAACGCGATCGTCATTGCCGCAAAGGACCGGCTCGTGGGTGTCGGTGCCGGCCAGATGAGCCGTATCGATTCCATGAAGATCGCCCTGATGAAGGCCCAGGCACCCACGAAGGGGACCGTCCTCGGTTCCGATGCCTTCTTCCCCTTCAGAGACGTTGTCGACACCGCCGCCGAGGCGGGCATCACGGCCATTATTCAACCGGGCGGCTCCATCAGGGACGAAGAATCGATCCAGGCAGCCGACGAGCACGGCATAGCCATGCTCTTTACGGGAAAACGTCATTTCAGGCATTAG
- a CDS encoding 4Fe-4S binding protein, with protein sequence MKILVIAGSIVFLLVLFWLWVERGHLLLPGTWPALKWLGFRRTLTQGLHGIWYGRHIVSYLNFLRMLAYRFGPEGRYARWLADSYHGKILPPELARSIITVKENVPLQDLGTRVIPYARARDIVLKAPVDIVVTQCGCKALHAARGNPCRMVQPPYMTCMLVGKPLTDFLLDHKPENTKRISRDEALALLEELHDAGLVHTAWFKDCIKDQFYVICNCCSCCCLGFEMGSLGIRQLASSGYVAAVDAELCEGCGVALEWCPFDAIEIQDTISAVRWDACMGCGICVAKCPHEARRLITDRRKGLPLDVRTLPSSSGEIMDSTGHTVS encoded by the coding sequence ATGAAGATACTGGTAATCGCCGGTTCCATCGTGTTTCTGCTCGTTCTCTTCTGGCTCTGGGTTGAGCGGGGGCACCTCCTGCTTCCCGGGACGTGGCCGGCCCTGAAATGGCTTGGTTTCAGAAGAACGCTCACGCAGGGACTCCACGGGATCTGGTACGGCCGTCACATCGTTTCCTACCTGAATTTTCTTCGCATGCTTGCGTACCGGTTCGGGCCCGAAGGCAGGTACGCCCGGTGGCTCGCCGATTCCTATCATGGAAAGATACTGCCGCCGGAACTCGCTCGCTCGATCATCACGGTCAAGGAGAACGTTCCGCTCCAGGACCTGGGGACACGGGTGATCCCTTACGCCAGAGCGCGTGACATCGTGCTCAAGGCGCCGGTCGATATCGTCGTGACACAGTGCGGCTGCAAGGCGCTTCATGCGGCCAGGGGAAACCCCTGCAGGATGGTGCAGCCGCCGTATATGACCTGCATGCTCGTGGGGAAGCCCCTGACCGATTTTCTTCTGGATCATAAGCCGGAAAACACGAAGAGGATAAGCCGGGATGAGGCGCTTGCCCTGCTTGAAGAACTGCACGATGCGGGTCTTGTCCACACCGCCTGGTTCAAGGACTGTATCAAGGACCAGTTCTATGTGATCTGTAACTGCTGCTCCTGTTGCTGCCTGGGCTTTGAAATGGGGTCCCTGGGAATCCGGCAGCTCGCTTCATCTGGATATGTGGCCGCCGTCGATGCCGAGCTCTGTGAAGGGTGCGGGGTGGCCCTCGAGTGGTGCCCCTTCGACGCCATCGAGATACAGGATACGATATCCGCCGTTCGATGGGATGCCTGTATGGGATGTGGGATCTGCGTGGCGAAGTGTCCCCATGAGGCCCGCCGCCTCATCACCGACCGGCGCAAGGGGCTTCCCCTGGATGTACGTACCCTGCCGTCATCCTCAGGAGAGATAATGGATAGCACCGGCCACACAGTGTCATGA
- a CDS encoding HAMP domain-containing protein: MSSKRPTDLRHTLAFRLTLWYAAIFTLSSILAFFFFYFLVTTVMEEQTDRELLNQVGKFSTLLRTEGLEAVKSVAVAESRAGGVKKTFFRLLYRDGRVFSSTNMSYWQALGVNLNAIEEILKGTPHFYETISIPDRREKVRVLYSVIGRGMVLQIGQAMELQSQFIEAFKRIFIITMSILLLASAAIGWFMARRALSGVEAVTSTARRISKDDLETRVPVNRRGDEIAQLATTFNQMLDRIEKLVTGMKEMSDNIAHDLRSPITRIRGIAEVTMTTGTSLEDYESMAASIIEECDRLLDMINTMLVISEVEAGVETTSVEDLDLCRLVEDACELLQPIAEDKNVILRTDISGSCPYRGDIRKLQRMIANLIDNAIKYTATGGSVTAAVTCAGGSATIRISDTGIGIPSDDLPHIFERFYRGDRSRSERGIGLGLSLARAVARSHGGDITVTSRPGEGSTFIVTLR; this comes from the coding sequence ATGTCCTCAAAGCGTCCGACTGATCTCCGCCATACACTGGCATTCCGTCTGACCCTCTGGTACGCGGCGATCTTCACTCTCTCCTCGATCCTGGCCTTTTTCTTCTTTTACTTTCTCGTCACGACGGTCATGGAAGAGCAGACCGACCGCGAACTTCTGAACCAGGTGGGCAAATTCTCCACGCTCCTGCGTACCGAGGGGCTGGAAGCCGTCAAGAGCGTCGCCGTCGCCGAATCACGGGCGGGCGGTGTCAAAAAAACCTTCTTCCGTCTCCTATACCGGGACGGCAGGGTATTCTCATCGACAAACATGTCCTACTGGCAGGCCCTGGGGGTCAACCTGAATGCCATAGAGGAGATCCTGAAGGGCACACCTCATTTCTACGAAACGATCTCGATCCCGGACCGCAGGGAAAAGGTGCGCGTGTTGTACAGTGTCATCGGCCGGGGCATGGTCCTCCAGATAGGACAGGCAATGGAGCTCCAGAGCCAGTTCATCGAGGCCTTCAAAAGGATATTTATCATCACCATGTCCATCCTCCTCCTCGCGTCGGCGGCCATCGGCTGGTTCATGGCCCGGCGCGCCCTCTCCGGTGTCGAGGCCGTAACATCCACAGCCCGTCGCATATCGAAGGACGATCTTGAAACGCGGGTCCCCGTCAACAGGCGGGGAGACGAGATCGCCCAGCTCGCCACCACTTTCAACCAGATGCTCGACCGAATCGAAAAGCTTGTTACGGGCATGAAGGAAATGAGCGACAATATCGCCCACGACCTGAGAAGCCCCATCACCCGTATCAGGGGGATCGCCGAGGTCACCATGACGACGGGCACCTCCCTCGAGGATTATGAATCAATGGCCGCAAGCATCATCGAGGAGTGCGACCGGCTCCTGGATATGATCAACACCATGCTCGTCATTTCGGAGGTCGAGGCAGGGGTTGAAACGACCAGCGTGGAGGACCTTGACCTGTGCCGGCTTGTCGAGGACGCCTGTGAATTGCTTCAGCCCATCGCCGAAGACAAGAATGTCATCCTCCGTACCGATATTTCCGGCAGCTGTCCCTACCGGGGAGACATAAGAAAACTGCAGCGTATGATCGCCAATCTGATCGACAACGCCATCAAGTACACCGCAACGGGAGGGTCGGTAACGGCCGCCGTCACCTGTGCAGGAGGATCTGCAACCATCCGGATTTCCGACACGGGGATCGGCATTCCTTCCGATGACCTCCCCCACATCTTTGAACGCTTCTACCGGGGTGACCGAAGCCGCTCGGAGCGCGGCATCGGGCTTGGTCTGAGCCTTGCGCGCGCCGTCGCCCGCTCACACGGAGGCGACATCACCGTGACAAGCAGACCCGGGGAGGGCAGCACCTTCATCGTCACGCTCCGGTGA
- a CDS encoding BON domain-containing protein — MKRTIHDKKMGVFTVKPILRIMGAVLLSLLVGCAPVLIGTGATGAYKVSTDERTAGGIVDDAALSTEVKARLIDEPAVRARNIDVDVLEGIVTLTGMVETQEEATRAFQTAAAVPGVRSVKNDLQIGSRTAGQVIDDTILGNRIKAKLISEPGVRSLNIDVDVYGGVVSLSGIVAGADLKRKIIDIARETPGTRRVIDNIIVKAP; from the coding sequence ATGAAACGAACAATACATGACAAAAAAATGGGGGTGTTCACCGTGAAACCAATACTGCGGATCATGGGGGCGGTCCTTCTGTCCCTCCTGGTGGGGTGCGCGCCGGTCCTGATCGGAACGGGCGCCACCGGTGCGTACAAGGTCTCGACCGATGAGCGGACCGCCGGCGGGATAGTGGATGATGCCGCCCTGTCTACGGAAGTAAAGGCGAGACTGATCGACGAACCGGCGGTCAGGGCCCGGAACATCGATGTCGACGTGCTCGAGGGCATTGTCACCCTCACGGGCATGGTGGAGACACAGGAAGAGGCCACGCGGGCCTTTCAAACGGCGGCGGCGGTCCCCGGCGTCAGATCCGTGAAGAACGACCTGCAGATCGGCTCCCGGACGGCCGGCCAGGTCATTGACGACACCATCCTGGGAAACCGGATCAAGGCGAAACTGATCTCCGAACCCGGCGTCCGCTCACTGAACATTGACGTCGATGTCTACGGGGGTGTCGTTTCGCTTTCGGGGATCGTTGCCGGGGCCGATCTGAAGCGAAAGATCATCGATATCGCCAGGGAGACACCGGGAACACGCCGGGTCATCGACAATATCATCGTGAAAGCGCCCTGA
- a CDS encoding NADP-dependent malic enzyme: protein MTSQHITRDIIAYFDSEKQFTDTVQAIEKLKGYTVISIEDEVLNVHRGGKIAVTPTVKMETLSDLRLIYTPGVAQACRYLMDNPEAVFEYTTIGNSACIATNGSAILGLGNIGVLAGMPVMEGKSVILNRMGGVSCTPILIDSDDADRIVDTLEAISKTFGVIMIEDIQAPLCFEVEEKLQDRVSVPVFHDDQHGTATVVLAALIRCLQITGKKKETVRIVINGAGAAGIATGTMLIEYGFRNITVCDRSGALYRGRKRGMNPYKRALAARTNEKKERGTLSDIIKGKDIFIGVSSPKLVSKEMVHSMSRKPIVLALANPIPEIFPAEAISAGAAVGLDGRTINNCLVFPGLIRGTLDARATRITYPMKFAAAEALADLSGKYDIVPNFMNPAVHRKIADVVKEAALAGSSAHEKADRGHRK from the coding sequence ATGACGTCGCAGCATATTACCAGGGACATCATCGCCTATTTCGACTCGGAAAAGCAGTTCACCGATACCGTCCAGGCGATCGAGAAGCTCAAGGGGTACACCGTCATATCCATTGAAGACGAGGTGCTCAATGTCCACCGGGGCGGAAAGATAGCCGTCACACCCACGGTAAAGATGGAAACCCTGAGTGACCTGCGCCTTATCTACACGCCCGGCGTGGCTCAGGCGTGCCGATACCTCATGGATAATCCGGAGGCGGTCTTCGAATACACGACGATCGGCAATTCGGCCTGCATCGCCACGAACGGCTCAGCCATCCTCGGCCTGGGAAATATCGGCGTCCTCGCCGGGATGCCCGTCATGGAAGGGAAATCGGTCATTCTCAACAGGATGGGAGGTGTCAGCTGCACACCGATCCTGATCGACAGTGACGACGCGGACCGGATCGTGGACACCCTTGAGGCCATATCCAAGACCTTCGGCGTCATCATGATCGAGGACATCCAGGCACCGCTGTGTTTCGAGGTGGAGGAAAAACTTCAGGACCGGGTCTCAGTGCCCGTCTTTCACGATGATCAGCATGGCACGGCCACGGTCGTCCTGGCCGCACTGATCCGCTGTCTTCAGATAACGGGTAAAAAGAAGGAGACGGTACGTATCGTCATCAACGGCGCGGGCGCCGCGGGCATCGCCACCGGCACCATGCTCATTGAATACGGGTTCCGGAACATCACCGTCTGCGACCGTTCCGGCGCCCTCTACCGGGGGCGGAAACGGGGCATGAACCCCTACAAGCGGGCCCTGGCGGCACGGACCAATGAAAAGAAGGAACGGGGGACCCTCTCCGACATCATCAAGGGAAAGGACATCTTTATCGGTGTCTCCTCTCCGAAGCTGGTTTCGAAAGAGATGGTGCACAGCATGTCCCGGAAGCCCATCGTTCTGGCACTCGCAAACCCCATACCGGAAATATTCCCCGCCGAGGCAATCAGCGCGGGAGCCGCCGTCGGCCTTGACGGGAGAACGATCAACAACTGCCTCGTCTTTCCGGGGCTTATCCGGGGAACCCTCGACGCCCGGGCTACCCGGATCACCTATCCCATGAAGTTCGCCGCCGCCGAGGCGCTGGCGGACCTTTCGGGAAAGTACGATATCGTCCCCAATTTCATGAATCCGGCCGTACACAGAAAGATCGCCGACGTGGTGAAGGAAGCCGCGCTCGCCGGTTCTTCCGCTCATGAGAAAGCCGACAGGGGGCACCGGAAATGA